The Pseudomonadota bacterium genome has a segment encoding these proteins:
- a CDS encoding FadR/GntR family transcriptional regulator, protein MERYESTLTTLRDLLASGELSQSGRLPPERVLAGDLGVGRRTLRKALSALEQEGRILRRQGRGTFIAQPTSSHVGQLEQTFEHTNPIEVMEVRLAIEPVMARLASVRASRCDIERLTRLADQTRTAEDAATYERADAAFHRKVAEAARNVLFLSIYDALADVRRDASWSNLDENARCFNRQALYAGLHVELVQAIAARDGDRAHQVMYSHLSDVQAHIAEKMFPSADPVD, encoded by the coding sequence ATGGAACGTTACGAATCAACGTTGACGACGTTGCGGGATCTGCTTGCCAGCGGCGAACTGAGCCAGAGCGGACGACTGCCGCCGGAACGTGTTCTGGCCGGCGATCTGGGGGTTGGTAGACGCACCTTGCGCAAGGCGCTGAGCGCCTTGGAGCAGGAGGGCCGCATCCTGCGCCGTCAGGGACGCGGGACGTTTATCGCCCAACCAACGTCGAGCCATGTCGGTCAGCTTGAGCAGACCTTCGAACACACCAATCCGATCGAAGTGATGGAGGTTCGCCTCGCTATCGAACCGGTGATGGCGCGCCTGGCAAGCGTTCGCGCGTCACGTTGCGATATCGAGCGCCTGACCAGGCTGGCCGACCAGACGAGGACCGCCGAAGACGCGGCGACTTATGAAAGGGCCGATGCGGCGTTTCACCGCAAGGTCGCGGAGGCGGCACGCAACGTCTTGTTCCTGTCTATCTATGATGCGCTGGCCGATGTTCGCCGCGATGCTTCGTGGTCGAACCTTGATGAGAACGCGCGGTGCTTTAACCGCCAGGCCCTTTACGCGGGCCTGCATGTCGAATTGGTCCAGGCGATTGCCGCGCGCGATGGCGACCGGGCCCACCAGGTCATGTATAGCCATTTAAGCGACGTACAGGCTCATATCGCCGAGAAGATGTTCCCGTCAGCCGACCCCGTCGACTGA